The proteins below come from a single Streptomyces sp. M92 genomic window:
- a CDS encoding riboflavin synthase has protein sequence MFTGIVEELGEVTAVETLDDACRFRLRGPAVTEGARHGDSIAVNGVCLTVVDHEGDEFTADVMAETLNRSSLGVLTTGSRVNLERPTAVGARLGGHIVQGHVDGTGEILERKPSEHWELVRISLPADLARYVVEKGSITVDGISLTVVDAGPDFFTVSLIPTTLALTTLGIKQPGDPVNLEVDVIAKYVERLLGTQGGTR, from the coding sequence GTGTTCACCGGAATCGTCGAAGAGCTGGGCGAGGTCACCGCCGTCGAGACCCTCGACGACGCCTGCCGCTTCCGCCTGCGCGGCCCCGCGGTCACCGAAGGGGCACGGCACGGCGACTCCATCGCCGTCAACGGCGTCTGCCTCACCGTCGTCGACCACGAGGGCGACGAGTTCACCGCCGACGTGATGGCGGAAACCCTCAACCGCTCCAGCCTGGGCGTCCTCACCACCGGCTCCCGCGTCAACCTGGAGCGTCCCACCGCCGTCGGCGCCCGCCTCGGCGGGCACATCGTGCAGGGCCACGTGGACGGCACCGGCGAGATCCTGGAGCGCAAGCCGTCCGAGCACTGGGAGCTCGTCAGGATCTCCCTCCCGGCCGACCTCGCCCGCTACGTCGTCGAGAAGGGCTCCATCACCGTCGACGGCATCAGCCTCACCGTCGTCGACGCCGGCCCCGACTTCTTCACCGTCAGCCTCATCCCCACCACCCTCGCCCTGACCACGCTCGGCATCAAGCAGCCCGGCGACCCGGTCAACCTCGAGGTGGACGTCATCGCCAAGTACGTGGAGCGGCTGCTCGGCACCCAGGGGGGCACCCGGTGA
- a CDS encoding bifunctional 3,4-dihydroxy-2-butanone-4-phosphate synthase/GTP cyclohydrolase II yields MSARPSPTTALTEALRAAPLASPILYSTDGIDDLALDPVEQAIADIAAGRPVVVVDDENRENEGDLVIAAEKATEEIVAFMMSECRGLICAPMEGDELDRLRLPQMVDDNTESMKTAFTVSVDATAVHGVSTGISASDRATTLQLLASGTAEPADLVRPGHVFPLRARSGGVLVRNGHTEAAVDLARLAGLRPAGAIVEIAGEDGRMLRLPELIPFARKHGLTIISIEDLIAYRRSAEPTVRREAEVHLPTRHGESTAYGYRSTVDGVEHVALVHGEIGDGEGVLVRIHSECLTGDVFGSQRCDCGPQLDASLDRIQAEGRGVVVYLRGHEGRGIGLMSKLRAYELQERGRDTLDANLELGLPADARDYGAGAQILDDLGVRSVRLMTNNPDKSDALERHGIQVTGREPMPVQAGEHNLRYLRTKRDRMGHDLPWLDTTPVSTCGNQ; encoded by the coding sequence ATGAGCGCCCGCCCGTCTCCCACCACCGCCCTGACCGAGGCGCTTCGCGCCGCCCCTCTCGCCTCACCCATCCTCTACAGCACCGACGGCATCGACGACCTCGCTCTCGACCCCGTCGAGCAGGCGATCGCGGACATCGCCGCCGGCCGGCCCGTCGTGGTCGTCGACGACGAGAACCGCGAGAACGAGGGCGACCTCGTCATCGCCGCCGAGAAGGCGACCGAGGAGATCGTCGCCTTCATGATGAGCGAGTGCCGCGGCCTGATCTGCGCCCCCATGGAGGGCGACGAACTGGACCGGCTGCGCCTGCCGCAGATGGTCGACGACAACACCGAGTCGATGAAGACCGCCTTCACCGTCTCCGTGGACGCCACCGCCGTGCACGGCGTCAGCACCGGCATCTCCGCCTCCGACCGCGCCACCACCCTCCAGCTCCTGGCGAGCGGCACCGCCGAGCCGGCCGACCTGGTCCGCCCCGGGCACGTCTTCCCGCTCCGCGCCCGCTCCGGCGGCGTACTCGTCCGCAACGGCCACACCGAGGCCGCCGTCGACCTCGCCCGCCTCGCGGGCCTGCGCCCCGCGGGCGCCATCGTCGAGATCGCCGGCGAGGACGGGCGCATGCTGCGGCTGCCCGAGCTGATCCCGTTCGCCCGCAAGCACGGCCTGACGATCATCTCCATCGAGGACCTGATCGCCTACCGCCGCAGCGCCGAGCCCACCGTCCGCCGCGAGGCCGAGGTCCACCTGCCCACCCGGCACGGCGAGTCCACGGCGTACGGCTACCGCTCCACCGTCGACGGCGTCGAGCACGTCGCCCTCGTCCACGGTGAGATCGGCGACGGCGAGGGCGTCCTCGTCCGCATCCACTCCGAATGCCTCACCGGCGACGTCTTCGGCTCCCAGCGCTGCGACTGCGGCCCTCAGCTGGACGCCTCCCTGGACCGCATCCAGGCCGAGGGCAGGGGAGTGGTCGTCTACCTGCGCGGCCACGAGGGACGCGGCATCGGCCTGATGTCCAAGCTGCGCGCCTACGAACTCCAGGAGCGCGGCCGCGACACCCTCGACGCCAACCTGGAGCTCGGCCTGCCCGCCGACGCCCGCGACTACGGAGCCGGCGCCCAGATCCTCGACGACCTCGGCGTCCGCTCCGTCCGCCTGATGACCAACAACCCGGACAAGAGCGACGCCCTGGAACGGCACGGCATCCAGGTCACCGGCCGTGAGCCGATGCCCGTCCAGGCGGGCGAACACAACCTCCGCTACCTGCGCACCAAGCGGGACCGGATGGGACACGACCTGCCCTGGCTGGACACGACGCCCGTGTCCACCTGCGGCAACCAGTAA
- a CDS encoding nicotinamide mononucleotide transporter family protein, with protein sequence MNWLNSEAFTLFDQHIKWSDMIGNVIGLLGLALGWRRSIWTWPVQFVSGLILFTAFATAHLSGSAGKQVVVMLVAAWGFWQWNRGRRQTQDGSIAVRFATWRERGTLVAAAAVGTLAVGGLFTAFPTLSWDPWPDAYIFVGTVVAMYAQARGMVEFWFAWLLVDLVGVPLNFANGFAFSGFVYVIYGALVLWGLRDWWLRSRTAARPVPEGAPA encoded by the coding sequence GTGAACTGGCTCAACTCCGAGGCGTTCACCCTCTTCGACCAGCACATCAAGTGGTCGGACATGATCGGCAACGTGATCGGTCTGCTCGGCCTCGCGCTCGGCTGGCGGCGCTCGATATGGACCTGGCCCGTGCAGTTCGTCTCCGGGCTCATCCTCTTCACGGCCTTCGCCACCGCCCACCTCTCCGGCAGCGCCGGCAAGCAGGTCGTCGTCATGCTCGTCGCCGCCTGGGGCTTCTGGCAGTGGAACCGCGGCCGGCGGCAGACGCAGGACGGCTCCATCGCCGTCCGCTTCGCCACCTGGCGCGAGCGCGGCACCCTCGTCGCGGCCGCCGCCGTCGGCACCCTCGCCGTCGGCGGCCTGTTCACCGCTTTCCCCACCCTGTCCTGGGATCCCTGGCCGGACGCGTACATCTTCGTCGGCACCGTCGTCGCCATGTACGCCCAGGCGCGCGGCATGGTCGAGTTCTGGTTCGCCTGGCTGCTGGTCGACCTGGTCGGCGTACCGCTGAACTTCGCCAACGGCTTCGCCTTCTCCGGCTTCGTCTACGTCATCTACGGCGCGCTCGTCCTGTGGGGCCTGCGCGACTGGTGGCTGCGCTCCCGCACCGCGGCGCGGCCCGTCCCGGAAGGAGCGCCCGCATGA
- a CDS encoding chitinase C-terminal domain-containing protein, producing MPSPSRSRTGRGARPALFAAAAAVAGLVLAGLPATASQAADQESCRPDGLYQTPGVDVPYCSVYDTAGREKMGADHPRRVIGYFTSWRTGKDGKPAYLASDIPWDKVTHINYAFAHVDGGNKLSVGSAGATNPATGLTWPGVAGAEMDPDLPYKGHFNLLNKFKKQHPDVKTMISVGGWAETGGYFADDGTRVDSGGFYSMATNADGSVNQAGIDTFADSAVDFVREYGFNGVDIDYEYPTTMKDAGNPLDWSFANGRRAGLVKGYAALMKTLREKLDRAGAADGRHYLLSVAAPSSGYLLRGMETFQVQKYLDYVNIMSYDLHGAWNEHVGPNASLFDDGKDSELAAAGVYGSAQYGGVGYLNTDWAYHYFRGSMPAGRINIGLPYYTRGHKNVQGGTDGLWGKASASSCPAGSGLTKCGDGAVGIDNLWHDLDTNGKESPAGSNPMWHAKNLEKGIVGDYVTDYGFPADTKLTGTYARKYDSTLVAPWLWNAEKKVFLSTEDEQSVGAKADYVVDRGIGGAMIWELAGDYDWNAAKGQYGMGDTLTSLMYDTFRSAAPYGAKKSNADLPTEAVNVEVEFTDFKLGDSNYPITPKLRITNHTKTALPGGTEFRFDYATSAPGNASDQSGFGTKVVSSDHTGDNVGGLKGDFHRVSLKLPAWQSLAPGATVDLSFNYYLPVSTPSNWTVTIGGKAYALAGDLARGTTVVDPGTQTPTPTPTPTGSESPGPSPSPTGGTGQCAAPAWDAAASYGGGTTVSHQGHTWKSKWWTKGEEPGTTGEWGVWQDLGAC from the coding sequence GTGCCTTCCCCCTCACGCTCCAGAACCGGCCGCGGAGCGAGACCGGCCCTGTTCGCGGCGGCCGCCGCCGTCGCGGGCCTGGTGCTCGCCGGCCTCCCGGCGACCGCGTCGCAAGCCGCCGACCAGGAATCCTGTCGTCCCGACGGGCTCTACCAGACCCCGGGCGTCGACGTCCCCTACTGCTCGGTCTACGACACCGCGGGCCGGGAGAAGATGGGCGCCGACCACCCGCGCCGGGTGATCGGCTACTTCACGAGCTGGCGCACCGGCAAGGACGGCAAGCCGGCCTACCTGGCCTCGGACATCCCCTGGGACAAGGTCACCCACATCAACTACGCCTTCGCGCACGTGGACGGCGGCAACAAGCTCTCCGTGGGCTCGGCCGGCGCGACCAACCCCGCTACAGGGCTGACGTGGCCCGGCGTCGCGGGCGCCGAGATGGACCCGGACCTCCCCTACAAGGGCCACTTCAACCTGCTGAACAAGTTCAAGAAGCAGCACCCGGACGTCAAGACGATGATCTCGGTGGGCGGCTGGGCGGAGACGGGCGGCTACTTCGCGGACGACGGCACACGCGTGGACTCGGGCGGCTTCTACTCGATGGCCACCAACGCCGACGGCTCGGTCAACCAGGCCGGCATCGACACCTTCGCGGACTCCGCGGTCGACTTCGTGCGCGAGTACGGCTTCAACGGCGTCGACATCGACTACGAATACCCGACGACGATGAAGGACGCGGGCAACCCGCTCGACTGGTCCTTCGCCAACGGCCGCCGTGCCGGGCTGGTCAAGGGCTACGCGGCCCTGATGAAGACACTGCGCGAGAAGCTCGACCGCGCGGGCGCCGCGGACGGCAGGCACTACCTCCTCTCCGTCGCCGCGCCGTCCTCCGGTTACCTGCTGCGCGGCATGGAGACCTTCCAGGTCCAGAAGTACCTGGACTACGTCAACATCATGTCCTACGACCTGCACGGCGCCTGGAACGAGCACGTCGGCCCGAACGCCTCCCTCTTCGACGACGGCAAGGACTCCGAGCTGGCCGCCGCGGGCGTCTACGGCAGCGCCCAGTACGGCGGCGTCGGCTACCTCAACACCGACTGGGCCTACCACTACTTCCGCGGCTCCATGCCGGCCGGCCGCATCAACATCGGCCTGCCCTACTACACCCGCGGTCACAAGAACGTCCAGGGCGGGACCGACGGTCTGTGGGGCAAGGCGTCCGCCTCCTCCTGTCCGGCGGGCTCCGGCCTGACCAAGTGCGGTGACGGCGCCGTCGGCATCGACAACCTCTGGCACGACCTCGACACCAACGGCAAGGAGTCCCCGGCGGGCTCCAACCCGATGTGGCACGCCAAGAACCTGGAGAAGGGCATCGTCGGCGACTACGTCACCGACTACGGCTTCCCGGCGGACACGAAGCTGACGGGCACCTACGCCCGCAAGTACGACTCGACGCTGGTCGCGCCCTGGCTGTGGAACGCCGAGAAGAAGGTCTTCCTCTCCACCGAGGACGAGCAGTCGGTCGGGGCCAAGGCCGACTACGTGGTGGACCGCGGCATCGGCGGCGCGATGATCTGGGAACTGGCCGGCGACTACGACTGGAACGCCGCCAAGGGCCAGTACGGGATGGGCGACACCCTCACCTCGCTGATGTACGACACGTTCAGGTCGGCCGCGCCGTACGGTGCGAAGAAGTCGAACGCGGACCTGCCGACCGAGGCCGTGAACGTGGAGGTGGAGTTCACGGACTTCAAGCTGGGCGACTCCAACTACCCGATCACGCCCAAGCTGCGGATCACGAACCACACGAAGACCGCGCTGCCGGGCGGCACCGAGTTCCGGTTCGACTATGCGACCTCGGCCCCCGGGAACGCCTCCGACCAGTCCGGGTTCGGCACCAAGGTCGTCAGCAGCGACCACACGGGCGACAACGTGGGCGGCCTGAAGGGCGACTTCCACCGGGTGTCGCTGAAGCTGCCGGCGTGGCAGTCGCTGGCGCCGGGCGCGACCGTCGACCTGTCGTTCAACTACTACCTGCCCGTGTCGACCCCGTCGAACTGGACCGTGACGATCGGCGGCAAGGCGTACGCCCTGGCCGGCGACCTGGCACGGGGCACGACCGTGGTTGACCCGGGGACGCAGACGCCGACCCCCACGCCGACGCCCACGGGATCCGAGTCCCCGGGCCCGAGCCCGAGCCCGACGGGCGGCACCGGGCAGTGCGCCGCCCCGGCCTGGGACGCGGCCGCGTCGTACGGCGGTGGCACCACCGTCTCCCACCAGGGGCACACCTGGAAGTCCAAGTGGTGGACGAAGGGCGAGGAGCCCGGAACCACCGGTGAATGGGGGGTCTGGCAGGACCTCGGCGCCTGCTGA